One window of the Trueperaceae bacterium genome contains the following:
- a CDS encoding beta-propeller fold lactonase family protein, whose product MKRPKRLAAAIRVGLLALVVGLVSAAGTALAQDSYRLYVANEFSADITVIDTASGEVIDTLSISGRPGEVRPRGMAVSPDGTIVYASVSDFNPVLETPEDKILAIDVRTNDVVREFRAGGNPERVAVSPDGTQVWAALEAIAQGAGYDAVTGEQLASFRVGVEAEGVAVSPDGKWVYITAEATHTVTVVDREALKVVTHVLVGNRPRVVEFSNDGGRAYVTAEIGGTVSVIDTSTHKVIDTINLGLDSRPVEIAVDPTSSLLYVAGGGTSAVYVIDTATNQVVDTIKENMGRRPWGIAITPDGKTVFTANGLSDSVSVIDTACGCVVKNIPAGRGAHSAEIGVIPGGL is encoded by the coding sequence ATGAAGCGCCCGAAACGTCTCGCCGCCGCCATCCGGGTAGGCTTGCTCGCTCTGGTCGTCGGCCTGGTGTCGGCCGCCGGTACCGCGCTGGCCCAAGACTCGTACCGGCTGTACGTCGCCAATGAGTTCAGCGCCGACATCACCGTCATCGACACCGCAAGCGGTGAGGTCATCGACACCCTGTCCATCTCCGGCAGGCCCGGCGAGGTCCGGCCGCGCGGCATGGCGGTCAGCCCCGACGGCACGATCGTCTACGCCTCGGTGAGCGACTTCAACCCGGTGCTCGAGACGCCGGAGGACAAGATCCTCGCCATCGACGTGCGCACCAACGACGTCGTGCGCGAGTTCCGCGCCGGCGGCAACCCCGAGCGCGTCGCCGTCAGCCCCGACGGCACGCAGGTCTGGGCGGCCCTCGAGGCCATCGCCCAGGGCGCCGGCTACGACGCCGTCACGGGTGAGCAGCTCGCCAGCTTCCGCGTGGGCGTCGAGGCCGAGGGCGTGGCCGTCAGCCCCGACGGCAAGTGGGTCTACATCACCGCCGAGGCCACCCATACGGTCACGGTCGTGGACCGCGAGGCGCTCAAGGTCGTCACGCACGTGCTCGTCGGCAACCGGCCCCGCGTCGTCGAGTTCTCCAACGACGGCGGCCGCGCCTACGTCACCGCCGAGATCGGCGGCACCGTCTCCGTCATCGACACGAGCACGCACAAGGTGATCGACACGATCAACCTCGGGTTGGACTCGCGGCCCGTCGAGATCGCCGTAGACCCGACGAGCTCCCTCCTCTACGTGGCGGGCGGCGGCACGAGCGCCGTCTACGTCATCGACACGGCCACGAACCAGGTCGTCGACACGATCAAGGAGAACATGGGGCGGCGGCCGTGGGGCATCGCCATCACGCCGGACGGCAAGACCGTCTTCACCGCCAACGGCCTCTCGGACAGCGTCAGCGTCATCGATACGGCCTGCGGCTGCGTCGTGAAGAACATCCCTGCCGGCCGGGGCGCGCACTCGGCCGAGATCGGAGTGATCCCTGGTGGTCTCTAA
- a CDS encoding ATP-binding cassette domain-containing protein, with translation MSPTGSATTVMGGPGDDQAAILADRLGRRYGDVTAVESVSLAIRPGEFFALLGPNGAGKTTTLHMLTTMVRPTSGTASVFGFDVVRQPHEVRRLLGMVFQDPALDDRLTARENLEIHAVLYGIGRKEREQVIERALEWAALTEARDRRVRSFSGGMKRRLELARALTHSPKVLFLDEPTIGLDPQGRRNLWEHIDALREGGMTVLMTTHNLPEAEACDRVGIMDAGRLVAVGTPRELVARHGGGADGDEAGDGGAEPGAVDRGGADRRAPEPAPRGADLEDVLIALTGKQLRDEQATARDRLVSFAKRGGEHTR, from the coding sequence ATGAGCCCGACCGGCAGCGCCACCACTGTCATGGGCGGACCTGGGGACGACCAAGCGGCCATACTTGCAGACCGGCTCGGCCGCCGTTACGGAGACGTGACGGCGGTCGAGTCCGTTTCGCTCGCCATCCGGCCCGGCGAGTTCTTCGCCCTCCTCGGTCCCAACGGTGCCGGCAAGACGACGACGCTGCACATGCTCACGACCATGGTCCGGCCCACGTCGGGCACCGCGTCCGTCTTCGGCTTCGACGTCGTGCGGCAACCGCACGAGGTTAGGCGCCTGCTCGGCATGGTCTTCCAGGACCCCGCTTTGGACGACCGCCTGACCGCCAGGGAGAACCTCGAGATCCACGCCGTCCTGTACGGCATCGGGCGTAAGGAGCGTGAACAGGTGATCGAGCGGGCCCTCGAGTGGGCGGCGCTCACCGAGGCGCGCGACAGGCGGGTGCGCTCGTTCTCGGGCGGCATGAAGCGGCGCTTGGAGCTCGCCAGGGCGCTCACGCACTCCCCCAAGGTCCTGTTCCTCGACGAGCCGACCATCGGCCTTGACCCGCAGGGGCGGCGCAACCTCTGGGAGCACATAGACGCGCTCCGCGAGGGCGGCATGACGGTCCTGATGACGACCCATAACCTACCCGAGGCCGAGGCGTGCGACCGCGTCGGCATCATGGACGCCGGCCGCCTCGTCGCCGTCGGCACGCCGCGGGAGCTCGTCGCGCGTCACGGGGGTGGGGCCGACGGCGACGAGGCCGGTGACGGCGGAGCCGAGCCCGGAGCGGTCGATCGGGGAGGGGCCGACCGGAGAGCGCCCGAGCCCGCACCCCGGGGCGCCGACCTCGAGGACGTGTTGATAGCCCTAACCGGGAAGCAGCTGCGTGACGAGCAGGCGACGGCCCGCGACCGGCTGGTGAGCTTCGCCAAACGCGGTGGGGAGCACACGCGATGA
- a CDS encoding ABC transporter permease, translated as MNAAANQGASGTFGAKAVGIRSWAGIAPAVVLVMWRREMKRYLRDRSQIFGGFSRTVLWLVILGYGLGASLREIEGYTYGQYILPGVVVLNVLFAALQCAISLVWDREVGLLREVVVSPAPMLSVTLGKLLGGATISLVQGSIPLLFAPLIGVRLSVGGLLGAWGVIFCLGAFMTAIGVIIATRLKTFEGFGSISNGVIQPLYFLSGSIFPLRGVIGGVGFLDIPDHLRDELRRIGVFAIGGGWVVQLPEWLKVLVYVNPVSYQLDLLRHALLRFHQLPMRADVLVTVLAPVLAAVVAAALMRRMTAQR; from the coding sequence ATGAACGCGGCGGCCAACCAGGGAGCCTCGGGCACCTTCGGCGCCAAGGCGGTCGGCATCCGCTCCTGGGCCGGCATCGCCCCGGCCGTCGTGCTCGTGATGTGGCGCCGCGAGATGAAGCGTTACCTCCGCGACCGTTCGCAGATCTTCGGCGGCTTCTCCCGCACCGTCCTGTGGCTCGTCATCCTCGGCTACGGCCTCGGCGCCTCGCTGCGCGAGATCGAGGGCTACACGTACGGCCAGTACATCCTGCCCGGCGTGGTCGTCCTCAACGTGCTCTTCGCCGCCCTGCAGTGCGCGATCTCCCTCGTGTGGGACCGCGAGGTCGGCCTGCTGCGCGAGGTCGTGGTCTCGCCCGCGCCGATGCTCTCCGTGACCCTCGGCAAGCTCCTGGGCGGCGCGACCATCTCGCTCGTCCAGGGCTCCATCCCGCTCCTGTTCGCACCGCTCATCGGCGTGCGGCTCAGCGTCGGGGGGCTGCTCGGCGCGTGGGGCGTGATCTTCTGCCTCGGCGCCTTCATGACGGCCATCGGCGTCATCATCGCCACGCGCCTGAAGACGTTCGAGGGCTTCGGCAGCATCTCGAACGGCGTCATCCAGCCGCTCTACTTCTTGTCGGGCTCCATCTTCCCGCTGCGGGGCGTCATCGGTGGCGTCGGCTTCCTCGACATCCCCGACCACCTGCGCGACGAGCTGCGGCGCATCGGGGTGTTCGCGATCGGTGGCGGCTGGGTCGTGCAGCTGCCGGAGTGGCTCAAGGTCCTCGTGTACGTGAACCCCGTGAGCTATCAGCTGGACCTGCTGCGCCACGCGCTGCTGCGTTTCCACCAGTTGCCCATGCGCGCCGATGTCCTCGTCACGGTCCTGGCGCCGGTCTTGGCGGCCGTCGTGGCCGCCGCGCTCATGCGGAGGATGACCGCGCAACGTTGA
- a CDS encoding ABC transporter ATP-binding protein yields the protein MAELIARGLTKAYPNGTAAERRAIAGVDLHVASGELVCIIGPSGCGKTTLLNVLAGLDSPDGGTVEITGGRGPKPVTSYVFQEPRLLPWSTVSSNLRFVLDARQDARALVDAWLERVGLAGRGDDYPRQLSIGQRQRVAVARALIVQPDVLLMDEPFSALDELTASRMRVELLALWNELRCTVVFVTHNPLEAALLADRILVMSPGPGRIVQEIRPADVLARPRDPDDARLWELSRRAVAALRGGAEGR from the coding sequence ATGGCGGAGCTGATAGCGCGCGGCCTCACGAAGGCGTACCCGAACGGCACCGCCGCCGAGCGGCGCGCCATCGCCGGCGTCGACCTCCACGTCGCGAGCGGTGAGCTGGTGTGCATCATCGGGCCGTCGGGCTGCGGCAAGACGACACTCCTCAACGTGTTGGCGGGGCTGGACTCGCCGGACGGCGGGACCGTCGAGATCACGGGCGGGCGCGGCCCGAAGCCCGTGACGAGCTACGTGTTCCAGGAGCCGCGGCTGCTACCGTGGTCCACCGTCAGCTCGAACCTACGCTTCGTCCTGGACGCTAGGCAGGACGCACGGGCCCTCGTCGACGCCTGGCTCGAGCGCGTCGGCCTGGCCGGTCGAGGCGACGACTATCCGCGCCAGCTCTCCATCGGGCAGCGCCAACGCGTCGCCGTGGCGCGCGCCCTCATCGTGCAGCCGGACGTGCTCCTCATGGACGAGCCGTTCTCCGCCCTGGACGAACTGACGGCCTCGCGCATGCGCGTCGAGCTGCTCGCCCTCTGGAACGAGCTGCGTTGCACGGTCGTGTTCGTCACCCACAACCCGCTGGAAGCGGCGCTGCTGGCCGACCGCATACTCGTCATGAGCCCCGGACCGGGCCGCATCGTCCAGGAGATCCGCCCTGCCGACGTGCTCGCGCGCCCGCGAGACCCAGACGACGCGCGGCTCTGGGAGCTGTCGAGGCGAGCCGTGGCGGCGTTGCGCGGTGGGGCGGAGGGGCGTTAG
- a CDS encoding ABC transporter permease subunit has protein sequence MRSPNRGARTALRLVSYASIFLLWVVGARLLGSNVLPGPGETFAFVAREVARGVLLPNLWITAQRVLTAFAVGMLAGTLLGAAMGSSRRVDDLLQGWLVVALTVPRIVLFVVAYLSIGLSDRALVLALVITIMPTVVVAVREGARALDGGLIEMAVAFRRSRASIWRRVVFPQLTPYLVGTARGALALTWKMVVLGELLGRTSGVGYQISFYFQFFNMTGVLAYGVTMMLLLAVIDLGLMGAVQHFAFRWRAPVKVNAVG, from the coding sequence GTGCGTTCGCCTAACCGGGGCGCGCGGACCGCCCTCCGTCTCGTCTCGTACGCCTCCATCTTCTTACTGTGGGTCGTCGGCGCCCGGCTCCTGGGCTCGAACGTGCTGCCCGGCCCTGGCGAGACCTTCGCGTTCGTGGCGCGTGAGGTCGCTAGGGGCGTGCTGCTCCCCAACCTATGGATCACCGCCCAACGGGTGCTCACGGCGTTCGCCGTCGGCATGTTGGCCGGCACGTTGCTCGGCGCCGCCATGGGGTCGTCGCGCCGGGTCGACGACCTGCTGCAGGGCTGGCTCGTGGTCGCCCTCACCGTCCCGCGCATCGTCCTGTTCGTCGTCGCCTACTTGAGCATCGGCCTGTCAGACCGCGCGCTCGTGCTGGCCCTCGTTATCACGATCATGCCTACCGTCGTCGTCGCCGTGCGCGAGGGAGCGAGGGCGCTAGACGGCGGCCTCATCGAGATGGCCGTGGCCTTCCGCCGCTCGCGTGCGAGCATCTGGCGCCGCGTCGTCTTCCCGCAGCTGACGCCCTACCTGGTGGGCACGGCGCGAGGAGCGCTGGCGCTCACGTGGAAGATGGTGGTCCTCGGCGAGCTGCTCGGGCGTACGTCCGGCGTCGGCTACCAGATCTCCTTCTACTTCCAGTTCTTCAACATGACCGGCGTCCTCGCCTACGGAGTGACGATGATGCTCCTGCTGGCCGTCATCGACCTCGGTCTCATGGGGGCCGTCCAGCACTTCGCCTTCCGCTGGCGGGCACCCGTCAAGGTCAACGCGGTCGGCTGA
- a CDS encoding ABC transporter substrate-binding protein, with translation MPGHRLVLLAILTVGLSFANAQEGTSSPPVVNAAMEATGTFSWVLHGMEHFGTAEANGIRVVATPYASKQATEIALRSGEADVKVDDFLGPVLLRDAGIMASGIYPYATSVGGLVVPAGSEITGIADLVGKTVAAGSLRDKSLLILRALAVSQFGFDPQVDAEVVAAAPPLMAELTARGEVDAALPLWHWVPRMEASGAREVMSVADMLAGLGLPSDLPNLVVVARDDMDPALKTAFVAALRDTFAAMLATPSDDPFWQEILDLGLYSLPDQSQFPSVVERWKMGTTTTWTQESIDGLTAMVDRLVELAGPEVVGVDGVDPAAYTLEFLPD, from the coding sequence GTGCCTGGACATCGTCTCGTACTACTCGCGATCCTCACCGTCGGTCTCTCGTTCGCCAACGCCCAGGAGGGCACGTCTTCTCCGCCGGTGGTCAACGCGGCCATGGAGGCCACGGGGACGTTCTCCTGGGTCCTCCACGGCATGGAGCACTTCGGCACGGCCGAGGCCAACGGCATCCGCGTCGTCGCCACGCCTTACGCCTCTAAGCAGGCCACGGAGATCGCCTTGCGCTCCGGCGAGGCGGACGTCAAGGTGGACGACTTCCTCGGGCCCGTGCTGCTGCGCGACGCCGGCATCATGGCCAGCGGCATCTACCCTTACGCGACCTCCGTCGGCGGCCTCGTCGTGCCGGCCGGCTCGGAGATAACCGGCATCGCCGACCTGGTGGGCAAGACCGTGGCCGCCGGCAGCCTACGGGACAAGAGCCTGCTCATCCTCAGGGCGCTCGCCGTCTCGCAGTTCGGTTTCGACCCGCAGGTCGATGCCGAGGTCGTGGCGGCAGCGCCGCCGCTCATGGCCGAGCTCACGGCGCGGGGCGAGGTGGACGCGGCGCTGCCCCTGTGGCACTGGGTGCCCCGGATGGAAGCGAGCGGCGCGCGCGAGGTCATGAGCGTGGCCGACATGCTCGCCGGCCTCGGGCTGCCTTCCGACCTCCCCAACCTGGTGGTCGTGGCCCGCGACGACATGGACCCGGCCCTCAAGACCGCCTTCGTCGCCGCCCTGCGCGACACCTTCGCGGCCATGCTCGCCACGCCTTCCGACGACCCGTTCTGGCAGGAGATCCTGGACCTGGGGCTCTACTCGCTGCCCGATCAGAGCCAGTTCCCTAGCGTCGTCGAGCGCTGGAAGATGGGCACAACGACCACGTGGACGCAAGAGTCCATCGACGGTCTGACGGCGATGGTCGACCGCCTCGTCGAGCTGGCCGGCCCCGAGGTGGTCGGCGTCGACGGGGTGGACCCGGCCGCGTACACCCTCGAGTTCCTGCCGGACTGA